CATTTACAAAAGAAACTATTGTTCTTCCTTTAAATAATAAAGAAGCAATAGAAGCTGCTTTTAAAAAGTATAAAAATGATATCGCATGCATCATCATCGAACCAGTACCTGCCAATAATGGATTATTGATTCAAGAAAAATCTTATCTAAAGTTCTTACGCCAGATATGCACAGCAAATAAATCTCTTTTAATTTTCGATGAAGTTATCTCCGGATTCAGAATAGGATTTGAAGGAGCTTCGGGACATTACAAAATAAAGCCTGACATTATTACTTATGGAAAAATTATTGGTGGCGGCTTACCTGTAGGGGCTTACGGGGCATCAAATAAAATCATGACCAGTATTTCTCCACTGGGAGACGTTTATCAAGCAGGAACTCTCTCAGGAAATCCTGTGGCAATGTCTGCTGGAATTGCACAATTAACCGAATGCTTAAAAAAGAATTTCTACACAGACCTTAACACCAAAACAGATCTTTTTGTAAAAGAAATAGATAGCTATATAAAAGAGAAGAAATACAAGGCTACTATCACCTCAATTGGATCTATTTTTTGGATTTCTTTTAGTGACAAAACACCAATCAGAGCTGCTAATGAAATAAAAGCAAGCACTATGTCTATGTTCACCGTGTTTTATTCTTCTATGTTAAACAAAGGGATATACACTGGCCCATCTGGCTACGAAGTCGGCTTCATGTCAAGTGCGCACTCCAAAGCGGATCTTGTTAAAACAAAAAAAGCCATTTGCGAAAGTTTAGATAAGGTATTTAAATAGTAAATGAATAGAGAAGAAAGTATAGCCCGAGGATTTGATTATCTAGCCAAGAACTATAACTTCTTTCTAAAATTCACCATTGGTAAAGCTATTCACCGATCTCAAACTTGTTTTTTTAAACATATTAAAAATTGCCAAATCATACTTATAGTTGGCGGAGGCACAGGCAAATTATTAGTTGAGGTACTTAAAAACTACCCAGATGTACATGTCGATTATGTTGATGTCTCATCTAGGATGATTGAGCAATCTAGGCTGAGGATTACAAAAGAAACACCCGGTAGAATTGATAAAGTAAATTTTATAAATACCGACATTCTAAATCATAATGGCCCTAATTCATATGATGTAATCCTCACACCATTTATACTAGATTGTTTTAATGAACGGGATTTAGCATTAAATATAAAACACCTTTGGGGTTCTCTTAAATCCAATGGAATTTGGTTGCATTCGGATTTCAATCCTCACCCGAAGAACATTTATTCAAAAATATTCAGTAGAATAATGATTTCTTCCTTGTACCTATTCTTCAATACATTATGCAAATTGGATGTTTCTTTACTTCCTGATTTCAAGAAAATTTATCTCAATTTAAATTTCAAAATAGACGAAGAACAGCTGTTTTTAGGTGGGCTTATTTCATCCCTACTATTACATAAAGCTTAACGCAAATTTCGATAAAAACACGAGTCCAAATTGAGCAACCATCATTCCTTCAATAACCAAAGAATAATAAAACTCGCTCGAACTTGAAGTCACCTTAATGATTACGTATCCAGATAATACGGAAGAGAGAAGAACGCCAATCATTTCATAGGATTCTATATCACCTAGATAAAGAATATTCAAAAAACATATAAGATTCATTACAACTAATGTGGACAAAGCAATCCTCTTTGCCCCTTGCACCCCAAAATAAGTAGGAATTGTAATTAGGCCATCCTTTTTATCGTATGCCATATCTCTAATATCAAAGGGAATGGTTATAGAGAATATAAATAGACACCTAATTGTAAATTGATAAACCAATTTCAAAAACGGTACTGCGTTTATTTCATTTAAAATAGGGAGATAGACAGTCACAAAACTTACAACTATTGTAATCAAAAATATTTTTAACATTGGTATACTTCTTATACCAACAAACCGATCCTTAATTTTCAATATTGGAATGGTGTACATTATTGAAATCAACCCACATGGTATTAACCATAATACTTGAAACCAACTTAGCTGAAAACAAAAATAAGCTAGTCCAACTACGGACACCACCCACACACTTACAGAAAAAGCAATATTCTGCTCTACCCAGTTATGCCGAAGTACTTCCTTATTATGATTATTAAGAAAAAACAGTGGAAACAATCTGTGTGTGCAGTACACAAAAAGAGTAGCGAAATAAATGAAATAGATAAAGCTATAATCGGTTGTGCCAAACACAATGACAGACTGCAGCCCAATTAAGGATACAGGTAATGCAACAAAAATATTGCTGTAAATTAAATAGCTTAATAATGTATTAATTGGTTTCAAGAAGAATTAGATTTTTCCCTCTAGACTTTTCAATCTTGTGTGATCGATACTCGTGTGCCATTATGAGATGCTATTTTAGCTAACCCAATACCTCCTACTATTCCTATAATACTTCCGACTATAGTTTTCTGAACACGCTTGCTCTTCGCAATTTTATAAAAACCATCCTGATAATCGAGATCGGAACTATTGGCACCATACACTGCTAAACTATTATGGTCGACTTCATATTCACCTATTTTGGTTGTTCTTACTACTGGAGTAATTAAAGAAGCTGCTGAAATTAACGGAGTCAAAACAATACTATTAAAAAGCCCACCAGTAAG
This DNA window, taken from Flavobacteriales bacterium, encodes the following:
- a CDS encoding aminotransferase class III-fold pyridoxal phosphate-dependent enzyme, with translation FTKETIVLPLNNKEAIEAAFKKYKNDIACIIIEPVPANNGLLIQEKSYLKFLRQICTANKSLLIFDEVISGFRIGFEGASGHYKIKPDIITYGKIIGGGLPVGAYGASNKIMTSISPLGDVYQAGTLSGNPVAMSAGIAQLTECLKKNFYTDLNTKTDLFVKEIDSYIKEKKYKATITSIGSIFWISFSDKTPIRAANEIKASTMSMFTVFYSSMLNKGIYTGPSGYEVGFMSSAHSKADLVKTKKAICESLDKVFK
- a CDS encoding class I SAM-dependent methyltransferase, translating into MNREESIARGFDYLAKNYNFFLKFTIGKAIHRSQTCFFKHIKNCQIILIVGGGTGKLLVEVLKNYPDVHVDYVDVSSRMIEQSRLRITKETPGRIDKVNFINTDILNHNGPNSYDVILTPFILDCFNERDLALNIKHLWGSLKSNGIWLHSDFNPHPKNIYSKIFSRIMISSLYLFFNTLCKLDVSLLPDFKKIYLNLNFKIDEEQLFLGGLISSLLLHKA